One Penaeus chinensis breed Huanghai No. 1 chromosome 12, ASM1920278v2, whole genome shotgun sequence DNA segment encodes these proteins:
- the LOC125030924 gene encoding AP-4 complex accessory subunit Tepsin-like yields MDLLKEARNVVDFATYYPMLNKATIDNDTPTPGYLFEDIIKLSHQSQGHRHHLVDFLIARLQISSWPGKQKVVRILHQICSRGHRGVRVYLRSKDGDLRKAAASGGPPDPVLANTPQLFLSSAIQELLTLLFDPKIMKEDELWLAGKENVNEYVAGGDKPSVPQGYGASAVSGKYEGFGSSPVKQGDSLVTQVRGMVERVITHTGESKGVSVDFLQGEKGDYQPIFLPSLGASVPSPQQPLHQSHLPGLTSGQLRKFKAHRSGRAGGGWDSDEEGQDTPPSPLSSNVDFSLPLPEQHSTEEILAGAAEEEYIMKILYSASWPADPDRLIISCRESASFDLNVFFEKVTAKFAELCDVGTRSSDSAEDKPRDVDAPTQSTDITSSCEPDKVTVQLLMLLLLIEFGIHYDIYSPNIANIHLRKTFQTISTSKNIDSRVQIKAKKLRLILEKLQ; encoded by the exons taTCCAATGCTGAACAAAGCAACCATTGACAATGATACCCCGACTCCAGGATACCTCTTCGAAGATATCATCA AGTTGAGCCATCAATCTCAAGGTCACAGACACCACTTGGTAGATTTCCTGATAGCTCGTCTCCAGATATCGTCTTGGCCTGGGAAGCAGAAG GTGGTAAGAATACTACACCAAATATGCTCGAGAGGCCACCGAGGTGTGCGGGTGTATCTCAGAAGCAAGGATGGAGACCTCAGAAAAGCGGCAGCCTCTGGGGGCCCCCCGGATCCAGTCCTGGCCAACACGCCGCAGCTCTTTCTGAGCTCGGCTATACAA GAACTTCTTACTCTTTTGTTTGACCCCAAAATCATGAAAGAAGACGAACTGTGGCTAGCAG gaaaggaaaatgtaaatgaatacgTCGCTGGGGGAGATAAGCCTTCCGTGCCTCAAGGTTATGGTGCGTCTGCTGTCTCGGGCAAATATGAAGGGTTTGGAAGCTCTCCTGTTAAACAAGGCGACAGTTTGGTTACGCAG GTGCGTGGCATGGTCGAGCGAGTGATAACGCATACTGGTGAGTCTAAAGGAGTCAGTGTTGATTTTCtgcaaggagagaagggagactatcaacccatcttcctcccttccctcggaGCATCCGTTCCTTCACCGCAGCAGCCTTTACATCAGTCCCACCTCCCGGGGCTCACATCTGGGCAGTTACGTAAGTTTAAGG CCCACAGATCTGGACGAGCAGGTGGTGGTTGGGATAGTGATGAGGAAGGCCAAGATACTCCGCCTTCTCCCCTCAGCTCCAATGTAGACTTTTCTTTGCCGCTTCCTGAACAGCATTCTACAGAGGAAATACTTGCAGGAGCAGCCGAAGAAGAATACATAATGAAGATTCTATATTCAGCATCATGGCCTGCGGATCCAGATCGGCTTATTATATCCTGTCGAGAAAGTGCTTCCTTTGACTTGAATGTGTTTTTTGAGAAGGTAACGGCCAAGTTTGCAGAACTATGTGATGTAGGGACAAGGAGTTCAGATTCAGCAGAGGACAAACCAAGAGATGTAGATGCACCAACTCAGAGTACAGATATTACATCATCATGTGAACCTGATAAAGTAACAGTTCAGTTATTGATGTTACTTCTGCTTATTGAATTTGGGATACATTATGATATCTATTCACCAAATATAGCAAATATCCATTTACGAAAAACCTTCCAAACAATTTCTACAAGTAAGAATATAGACTCAAGAGTTCAAATCAAAGCAAAGAAACTTCGCCTGATTCTTGAAAAACTTCAGTGA